The Panicum virgatum strain AP13 unplaced genomic scaffold, P.virgatum_v5 scaffold_3089, whole genome shotgun sequence genome includes a window with the following:
- the LOC120694100 gene encoding NADH-ubiquinone oxidoreductase chain 1 isoform X2, whose amino-acid sequence MAFVQRRKGPDVVGSFGLLQPLADGFKLILKEPISPSSANFSLFRMAPVATFMLSLVAWAVVPFDYGMVLSDPNIGLLYLFAISSLGVYGIIIAGWSSKTGGGRSVAYDIRTNWSKMGLCRRC is encoded by the coding sequence ATGGCTTTTGTGCAACGTCGAAAGGGTCCTGATGTAGTGGGATCGTTCGGATTGTTACAACCTCTAGCAGATGGTTTTAAATTGATTCTAAAAGAACCTATTTCACCAAGTAGTGCTAATTTCTCCCTTTTTAGAATGGCTCCAGTGGCTACATTTATGTTAAGTCTGGTCGCTTGGGCCGTTGTACCTTTTGATTATGGTATGGTATTGTCAGATCCGAACATAGGGCTACTTTATTTGTTTGCCATATCTTCGCTAGGTGTTTATGGAATAATTATAGCAGGTTGGTCTAGTAAGACGGGGGGCGGCCGTTCGGTCGCCTATGATATACGGACCAATTGGTCAAAAATGGGTTTGTGCCGCAGGTGTTGA